The following proteins come from a genomic window of Nostoc sp. ATCC 53789:
- a CDS encoding ABC transporter permease: protein MNIEKNGISQIEKLPRLRGNWLQPLILLAPSGIWLLLLLVLPALIIFELSLVADIRPGDLVNPNGFQNYIRIFDPLYLQVIVRSLFFALGTTIICLILGFPVAYWIAQIAPLRWRNLLLLGFVLPLWTSSLLRSYAWITILRPTGLLNSLLSTLGLPTLQLLNQSQAVFIGMSYSLLPYMVLILYASLEKLDKRLLEAAADLGANPMETFFQVTVPQILPGITAASMLVFITGLGDFVDPELLGGASSMTAARLVYNQFLGATQNWGFGSALSMTLILLVSIAIALLIKFGEPAPKR from the coding sequence ATGAATATTGAAAAAAATGGAATTTCCCAAATAGAAAAATTGCCTCGCCTGCGAGGAAATTGGCTGCAACCTTTGATATTACTTGCACCATCGGGGATTTGGTTATTACTTTTGTTGGTGCTGCCAGCTTTGATAATTTTCGAGTTAAGTTTAGTTGCAGACATTCGACCGGGAGATTTGGTTAATCCCAACGGATTCCAAAACTACATCCGAATATTTGACCCCCTTTACTTACAAGTAATTGTGCGATCGCTATTTTTTGCGTTGGGCACTACAATAATTTGTTTAATTTTAGGCTTCCCCGTTGCCTATTGGATTGCTCAAATAGCGCCGCTACGTTGGCGTAATTTGCTGCTATTAGGCTTTGTTTTGCCTTTGTGGACTTCCTCGTTACTTCGCTCTTATGCTTGGATTACAATTCTTCGTCCTACTGGATTGTTGAACAGTTTACTCAGCACTTTGGGCTTGCCTACTTTGCAATTACTTAACCAGAGTCAAGCTGTATTTATTGGTATGAGTTACAGCTTGTTACCCTATATGGTTTTGATTTTATATGCTTCTCTCGAAAAGCTAGACAAGCGGTTGTTAGAAGCGGCGGCTGATTTAGGTGCAAATCCGATGGAAACTTTTTTCCAGGTAACGGTACCGCAAATTCTGCCTGGAATTACGGCTGCTTCAATGCTTGTATTCATTACAGGCTTGGGGGATTTTGTCGATCCAGAATTACTTGGTGGTGCTTCTAGTATGACGGCAGCGCGGTTAGTTTATAACCAGTTTTTGGGAGCAACCCAAAATTGGGGATTTGGTTCCGCTTTAAGTATGACGTTAATTTTGCTTGTTAGTATTGCGATCGCACTTTTAATTAAGTTTGGCGAACCTGCACCCAAACGCTAA
- the cruF gene encoding gamma-carotene 1'-hydroxylase CruF produces the protein MRQLVIVERVCLIGHIVSKAFGLVGMLLVIPNADIIFNLSQVGETAVQLSMAGGGVVDIILGTIAVSIYAYRTLGLGTWLAFMLPAMLISLGSELLGTSTGFPFGDYSYLSGLGYKIAGLVPFTIPLSWFYVGLSSYLIARTGLKVAQKPSWGRHIAAIAVGALLFTCWDFALEPAMSQTSLPFWYWEQPGAFFGTPYQNYAGWFGTSALFMSVAGLLWRNTSIKLERSQLNLPLVVYLTNFAFAAGLSLAAGFSIPVLLGLLLGVVPAVALWLRSSTTPAQVAVEPVSKEVSVAKVEVALK, from the coding sequence ATGAGACAACTTGTTATCGTTGAGCGCGTATGCCTGATTGGTCATATCGTGTCAAAAGCCTTCGGACTGGTAGGGATGCTACTGGTCATACCTAATGCCGACATAATTTTCAACTTATCGCAGGTTGGAGAAACTGCCGTACAGTTAAGTATGGCAGGCGGCGGTGTAGTTGATATCATTTTGGGGACAATAGCTGTCTCTATTTATGCCTACCGGACGCTGGGATTGGGAACTTGGCTAGCATTTATGCTGCCGGCTATGCTTATCTCTTTGGGAAGTGAACTACTGGGAACCAGCACAGGTTTTCCATTTGGAGATTATAGCTACTTGAGTGGCTTGGGTTATAAGATTGCAGGGCTAGTTCCTTTCACAATCCCTTTGTCTTGGTTCTATGTTGGACTGTCGTCTTATTTAATTGCGAGAACTGGTTTGAAAGTGGCTCAAAAGCCCAGTTGGGGTCGCCATATTGCGGCTATAGCTGTTGGTGCTTTACTCTTCACTTGCTGGGATTTTGCCCTTGAGCCAGCTATGAGTCAAACTTCTCTGCCTTTTTGGTATTGGGAACAACCAGGAGCTTTCTTTGGCACACCTTACCAGAACTATGCAGGTTGGTTTGGCACTAGCGCCCTGTTTATGAGTGTGGCAGGCTTGTTGTGGAGAAACACATCGATTAAATTAGAGCGATCGCAACTTAATCTACCCTTGGTCGTTTATTTGACTAACTTTGCCTTCGCCGCCGGACTAAGTTTGGCTGCTGGGTTCTCTATCCCTGTATTGCTCGGTTTATTGCTTGGTGTGGTTCCCGCCGTGGCTCTGTGGTTAAGGAGTTCAACCACACCCGCTCAAGTTGCTGTTGAACCAGTAAGCAAAGAAGTATCAGTAGCAAAGGTTGAAGTTGCTTTAAAATAG
- a CDS encoding Uma2 family endonuclease yields MLSPDLKNALPTTDELPCSDDTPVDNEDQNFLPNILLFLLNSIWANRLDWYFGVDMGLYHTTGVNPRVPVVPDAFLSVGVERKKGGKSRKSYAVWEENGVVPIFTLEMVSHTPGGEYDEKLDIYKKLGVLYYVIYNPEFWRRDQHQPFEVYKLIDGSYQLQIGEPFFMPEVGLGIGRHQAVIAGIQQQFLCWYDEQGNRYLTDAEQAQQERSRAEEERQRAEQLAQYLRSIGIDPKNLPGNP; encoded by the coding sequence ATGCTCTCACCTGATCTCAAAAATGCGTTACCAACGACTGATGAACTTCCCTGTTCAGACGATACGCCAGTGGATAACGAGGATCAAAATTTTTTGCCAAATATTTTACTCTTCTTACTCAACTCCATTTGGGCAAATCGCCTGGATTGGTACTTCGGAGTAGACATGGGACTGTATCACACCACAGGCGTAAATCCTAGAGTACCTGTAGTGCCGGATGCTTTTTTAAGTGTGGGAGTAGAACGGAAAAAGGGTGGTAAATCACGCAAAAGTTACGCTGTTTGGGAAGAAAATGGGGTAGTTCCGATATTCACATTAGAAATGGTATCCCATACCCCAGGAGGTGAATATGACGAGAAGCTAGATATATATAAAAAACTTGGTGTATTGTACTACGTAATTTATAACCCTGAGTTTTGGCGACGTGACCAACATCAACCTTTTGAAGTGTATAAATTGATAGATGGAAGCTACCAGCTACAAATAGGTGAGCCTTTTTTTATGCCAGAAGTGGGGTTAGGTATTGGGCGACACCAGGCTGTAATTGCCGGCATACAACAGCAGTTTTTATGTTGGTATGATGAGCAAGGAAACCGCTATTTGACAGATGCAGAACAAGCACAACAGGAGCGATCGCGGGCTGAAGAAGAGCGGCAAAGAGCTGAACAATTAGCGCAGTATTTACGTTCTATAGGTATAGATCCAAAGAATCTACCTGGTAATCCGTAA
- a CDS encoding transposase, giving the protein MIIIDSQAVKNTCNASVESKGFCFYKATNGIKRHLAIDTLGFPFFTHCTRANVSDDAGLIEMFTLNIDYFKSKPIDIPKITILLDHGYHPEYLTQELEQIYPEIMTKIQFQLSTKPSKQEKAAQEKSGFVPAIARWVIERSNAWMERCKILVKNFERTLVSATAKLNLCFIRLMIKRLAAPS; this is encoded by the coding sequence TTGATCATCATTGACTCCCAAGCAGTGAAAAATACCTGTAATGCCAGTGTGGAGTCGAAAGGTTTTTGTTTCTACAAAGCCACCAACGGTATTAAAAGGCATTTGGCTATTGACACCCTTGGGTTTCCCTTCTTTACGCACTGTACTCGCGCCAATGTCTCGGATGATGCCGGATTAATTGAGATGTTTACTCTCAACATCGACTACTTCAAGTCAAAACCTATCGATATTCCCAAGATCACTATCCTGCTAGATCATGGGTATCACCCAGAATACTTGACTCAGGAGTTAGAGCAGATTTACCCAGAGATCATGACCAAAATTCAGTTTCAACTTTCTACGAAACCCTCAAAACAAGAGAAAGCGGCACAAGAAAAATCTGGATTTGTTCCGGCAATAGCCAGATGGGTAATTGAACGCTCCAATGCTTGGATGGAGCGCTGTAAAATTCTGGTTAAGAACTTTGAACGAACCCTCGTTAGTGCCACTGCCAAACTCAATCTCTGTTTCATCAGGCTAATGATTAAGAGGCTTGCAGCACCTTCTTAG
- the rnhA gene encoding ribonuclease HI: MSNQPTIQSIYTDGACTGNPGPGGWGVVVYFSDGSIHEMGDASPHTTNNKMEMQAAIAALQFLQTSQQAQPITLHTDSEYLINCVTKWVKGWKKKGWKKSDGKPVQNQELLETLDELNTQQVKWQHVRGHSGNIGNERCDAIARTYASGKIPSLQQFTSTNFYKSLPSTNELNVAKVADYEKKSRIINQSHQEISTSALEITVMEPSTGPTAATIDEKPAEMRVSQLRSLVETLRIADEISEKGYLITSSELADLMDVHASAVTSRGDQWRWRNWIVSRVRREGNQILWELERGDQVGGEEE, encoded by the coding sequence ATGTCCAATCAACCCACAATCCAAAGTATATACACCGATGGTGCTTGCACCGGGAACCCTGGCCCTGGTGGTTGGGGAGTTGTCGTCTACTTTAGCGATGGCTCAATCCACGAAATGGGCGATGCATCGCCTCATACCACCAATAATAAAATGGAAATGCAAGCTGCGATCGCAGCCCTCCAATTCCTGCAAACATCTCAACAAGCCCAACCAATCACCCTTCATACCGATAGCGAATACCTGATTAACTGCGTTACCAAGTGGGTGAAAGGCTGGAAAAAGAAAGGCTGGAAAAAATCAGATGGTAAACCCGTCCAAAACCAAGAGCTTTTAGAAACTCTTGATGAACTCAATACCCAACAGGTAAAATGGCAACACGTCAGGGGACATTCTGGTAACATAGGTAACGAACGTTGTGATGCGATCGCTCGCACTTATGCTAGTGGCAAAATTCCTTCGCTACAACAATTTACTTCTACAAATTTTTATAAATCTTTACCTTCCACAAATGAACTAAATGTAGCAAAAGTAGCTGATTATGAAAAAAAGTCTCGAATAATTAACCAAAGTCACCAAGAAATCAGTACTTCTGCACTAGAAATAACCGTTATGGAACCATCAACTGGGCCTACTGCGGCCACTATCGATGAAAAACCGGCAGAAATGAGGGTTTCGCAACTCCGCAGCTTGGTCGAAACTCTGCGTATCGCTGACGAAATTTCAGAAAAAGGCTACTTAATCACCAGTTCTGAGTTAGCAGACTTGATGGATGTCCACGCCAGCGCTGTTACCAGTCGGGGAGATCAATGGCGCTGGCGAAACTGGATAGTGTCACGGGTACGCCGTGAAGGAAATCAAATTCTTTGGGAACTGGAACGCGGGGATCAAGTAGGAGGTGAAGAGGAGTAG
- a CDS encoding spermidine/putrescine ABC transporter substrate-binding protein produces MANRRRFLKGVAALSSLSLAGCGWRLAEVRANSNTNGQRDQLYVFTWTQYTDNQLLRTFSTQTGMKVLADVYDSNDVMLAKLQAGGGGIYSIINPSDYMVQKMVNKGLLTEINHDRLIGLENLFPRFQNPSYDPNNRYSIPFNWGTTGLLYNSEKIKDAPQDWDYLWQNQEELNQRMTLLNDVREVMGATLRMLGYSYNSKNEQEIKQAYEKLKVLKPAIARFDTDAWQNQILAGDLLLAMCYSADAVKIAQENPKLKYVIPRSGSSLWTDTIVIPKTAPNLAGAYAWINMILQPELAAQISQRLSISTPNRAGFEQLPKTIQDNANLFPAESLLANCERVTPVGDFEEVYDRYWTQLTSS; encoded by the coding sequence ATGGCTAACAGACGGCGATTTTTAAAAGGGGTAGCAGCACTTTCTAGCTTATCTTTAGCTGGTTGTGGCTGGAGACTGGCTGAAGTCCGTGCTAATTCTAATACGAATGGTCAACGTGACCAACTTTATGTCTTTACCTGGACACAATATACTGACAACCAATTACTGAGAACTTTTAGCACCCAAACTGGTATGAAAGTGCTAGCGGATGTGTATGATTCCAATGATGTCATGCTGGCCAAGTTGCAAGCTGGAGGTGGTGGCATTTACAGCATCATCAACCCATCTGATTACATGGTGCAGAAGATGGTAAACAAAGGTTTGTTAACAGAGATAAATCACGATCGCTTAATCGGTTTAGAGAATTTATTCCCCCGATTTCAGAATCCTAGCTATGACCCCAATAACCGATATAGCATCCCTTTTAACTGGGGGACAACAGGTTTGCTTTACAATTCCGAAAAAATCAAAGATGCACCACAAGACTGGGATTACCTTTGGCAGAACCAAGAAGAACTTAATCAACGGATGACCTTGCTTAATGATGTTCGAGAAGTTATGGGTGCGACCTTACGGATGCTAGGTTATTCTTACAACTCCAAAAACGAACAAGAAATCAAACAAGCTTATGAAAAGTTGAAGGTGCTAAAACCTGCGATTGCACGTTTTGACACTGACGCTTGGCAAAATCAAATTCTGGCAGGAGATTTGCTATTAGCAATGTGCTATTCAGCAGACGCAGTAAAAATTGCTCAAGAAAACCCTAAACTCAAATATGTGATTCCTCGCAGTGGTTCTTCATTATGGACAGACACTATTGTTATTCCGAAAACAGCCCCTAATTTAGCTGGAGCTTATGCTTGGATCAACATGATTTTGCAACCAGAATTAGCAGCCCAAATCAGTCAACGCTTGAGTATTTCTACGCCTAATAGGGCTGGATTTGAGCAATTGCCAAAAACAATCCAAGACAATGCTAATTTATTTCCCGCAGAATCACTTTTAGCAAACTGTGAACGTGTTACTCCTGTAGGAGACTTTGAAGAGGTTTACGATCGCTATTGGACTCAATTAACTAGCAGTTAA
- a CDS encoding transposase, with the protein MAYSSNLTDAEWEIFEPLLQEILPTKKQTRPTNWPKRDIFNGILYQLKNGCNWQDLPKDFPPYSTVYWHYKQWRAAGVFEELMSVLHGQVREQVKKNRTGRR; encoded by the coding sequence ATGGCGTATTCCAGCAACCTCACTGATGCAGAATGGGAAATTTTTGAACCCTTATTGCAAGAGATATTACCGACTAAGAAGCAGACTCGACCGACCAACTGGCCAAAGCGAGATATCTTCAATGGAATTCTCTATCAACTAAAAAATGGATGCAATTGGCAAGACTTACCTAAAGACTTCCCGCCTTATTCCACCGTATATTGGCACTACAAACAGTGGCGAGCAGCAGGGGTATTTGAGGAACTGATGAGTGTATTACATGGACAAGTCCGTGAACAGGTAAAAAAAAACCGCACTGGACGACGTTGA
- the cruG gene encoding 2'-O-glycosyltransferase CruG, giving the protein MSILTTVDNALIVESAISFLLLLIQVPATAILFSRLLKGPRRLPPIKPQQPTPELLGKVSVVVPTLNEALRISPLLAGLSQQSYEVREILVVDSNSSDGTPDLVKATQQKDPRFRVMTDDPLPSGWVGRPWALHNGFLYSSEGSQWFLGLDADIQPHPGLVAGLVKTAEAQGYDLVSLSPQFILKYPGECWLQPALLMTLLYRFDPAGINAEQPERVMANGQCFLCRRSVLAAVGGYSSASSSFCDDVTLARNIATLGYKVGFLDGAKVLKVRMYEGAIETWKEWGRSLDLKDATSRSQLWGDLWLLTSVQGLPLLIVLSFLLISPSLSYSLEMQLIASLPTPLLLLLGLNLFLVVIRFAMLIAIAPSYDRKSAKGAWLFWLSPLADPLAVLRIFLSAFHKPREWRGRKYI; this is encoded by the coding sequence ATAAGTATTTTGACAACAGTAGACAACGCTTTAATAGTAGAAAGTGCCATATCCTTTTTATTGCTACTTATTCAAGTACCAGCGACGGCGATTCTGTTTTCGCGCTTGTTAAAGGGGCCAAGAAGGCTGCCACCAATAAAACCGCAACAGCCAACGCCAGAGCTTTTAGGTAAGGTTAGTGTCGTAGTTCCCACACTGAACGAAGCGCTTCGCATTAGCCCTCTGTTAGCTGGTTTAAGTCAGCAAAGCTACGAAGTTCGGGAAATTCTTGTTGTCGATAGCAACTCTAGTGATGGTACACCCGACTTAGTAAAAGCCACACAGCAAAAAGATCCGCGCTTTCGCGTGATGACAGATGATCCTTTACCTTCTGGTTGGGTGGGGCGGCCTTGGGCGTTGCATAACGGTTTTCTATATAGCTCTGAGGGTAGTCAGTGGTTTTTGGGGCTGGATGCTGATATTCAACCACATCCTGGTTTAGTTGCGGGTTTAGTGAAGACGGCCGAAGCACAAGGCTATGACTTAGTTTCCCTTTCGCCCCAGTTTATTCTCAAATATCCAGGGGAATGCTGGCTACAACCAGCTTTGTTGATGACTCTGCTTTACCGATTTGACCCTGCTGGGATCAATGCAGAGCAGCCTGAACGGGTGATGGCAAATGGGCAGTGTTTTTTGTGTCGTCGCTCCGTTTTAGCTGCTGTGGGTGGTTACAGCAGTGCGAGTAGTTCTTTTTGTGATGATGTCACCTTGGCACGAAATATTGCGACTCTTGGGTATAAAGTGGGCTTTTTAGATGGCGCAAAGGTGCTGAAAGTACGAATGTATGAGGGGGCGATAGAGACGTGGAAAGAATGGGGGCGGAGTCTAGACCTTAAAGATGCAACTTCTCGTTCTCAGTTGTGGGGAGATTTATGGCTACTCACATCTGTTCAAGGTCTACCCCTTTTAATTGTCCTCAGTTTTTTATTGATTTCTCCCTCACTCTCGTACTCGTTAGAGATGCAATTAATCGCGTCTCTACCCACTCCCCTTCTTCTTCTGCTGGGACTGAATTTATTCTTGGTAGTGATTCGCTTTGCGATGCTAATTGCGATCGCACCTTCCTACGATCGCAAAAGTGCTAAAGGCGCCTGGTTATTCTGGCTTTCCCCTTTAGCCGATCCCCTAGCTGTGCTGCGAATCTTCTTATCTGCGTTCCACAAGCCACGCGAGTGGCGAGGACGCAAATATATATAG